A window of the Lactuca sativa cultivar Salinas chromosome 5, Lsat_Salinas_v11, whole genome shotgun sequence genome harbors these coding sequences:
- the LOC111890725 gene encoding protein TIME FOR COFFEE has protein sequence MDRNREARRATNMAAPQNGLSSSRRRHRSNSLRDSPDEDGGVELQESGRLRDRGVVKKDRGDRDRDRERERERSSRSKRRRENRMMIHHVTTGSNRDDGDDTSEESVNDEDEEDDEDAGNGGGMRMLPPPPANPSTAASAMTSNHHNHNPHPQQLHHRKSFPPSANKVFRPAAPPPAWKAADEMIGVSVPRKARSASTKRSHEWISGGAVVGVGGGTEQIHRQSSTSPVRLGLTAASPAPVAPPSPSSSNVSVRKKMKTNGGSKPRPPKSSSKSSSSNPEELEIEIAEVLYGLMTQSQAPSKKELPSNDSTTKFDSNKSSSDTKSRVSSPISNSTAPPQNSSSLSTVAPKRKRPRQVSENPFSVRSSPVSSSIKTEIDHHQHHQSPKTDISSPYLENNSPGSAAAAAENGVSFGFTSLPGHQAPSAPSSEPPLPLPQPPAEEEVKCGVGVVLTKEEVEKESHAVGVNDGNAKTESVIATASSTTATILKMANPETERQKEEKFEIDLMAPPPQLKTSPERARDIDFQDHKQQQMPTQEMTKNIKDKEDEKPKKSNKETVNLMDVAQKSMAGTLHEAGESSKQAMNEERNTQLHIDLEKPNKDSTNRSLHQALKHQQLSAKSTRDETHSEKSAQPSSLPMPMSVANWPPMGYVAPLQGVISMDGNTMPSAPIQPIFTHPRPKRCATHCYIARNIHYLQQFMKINPFWPAASGSAPMFGAKPCNLNVMPSTELHGNITGGQLQPLQQDKGPGIGIFTGKDNKSSQSTTIPDPAQRKQQVLLQQALPPVTPNNILHGPTFIFPFNQQQAVAAASASVRPGSSKLSTGAPGGLGGGASGAASSATVSSSTTAAAPALSFNYPNMGANETQYLAILQNNPYSFPIPAAVGAPPNYRANPHAQPMPMFNGSFYPSQMIHPSQIPQPPPPQQAPPAQPQNHHPSQPQQIQQTHQNSSGSTSSSQKHLQNQQRQQQGGNVGGAAVNGGGTGNGGASLHNSYPSHPSHKSRSQSSQQQQQQQNQGQHMNLPPQSRHLENEVAGGGGEDSPSTAESRVSRAATTMSVYGHNFAMPVHSQSFALMNPQAAALSNAAAVNNSNDKKQQQHQHQHQQQQSQQAGLKRGGVESSLPPPQTFAMSFAPMNGTTGTMSSMAQNHAIFQSLPESLRQSYHQIMTAPPVAHSQQKKDFRISEEATRAAGGHESSSNADEDRKGSSGLTGKSGQSIAFSRPDLAPDVSGGSSPAIPGTSVIDSSSRNINLGSNNRSTRSPSVASSQSSHHLHAQFQQQQQVFQLQKQQQQQQQQQQQQNHNMAAARSKNPNPNANPPSGNGGAAYPDHLITSSSSMAAKFPNSLSSFPQNLVQTSNTSSSPVQSPQWRNSVRGPATSSQPPTTSSLKNLHQSQHQQPNRSSHPQSHTQISFGGAASQKLPSTTSSHQQNPSSNSNNNQSPSPPMLVGSPTTSSISKGGGGGGSPRTNVSASTSGRTPQASSLSSSQQAKNSPATQRSSPSILGNPHVTNSGSNKSQQQQPQQLQKQTLQQQQQQQQQHAQAQAQAQAQAHLFFAHPHPYMQVQQQSQGGLQHSGSPTTASGGATGYYLPRKQQQNPQSSSTAMLSLSPPVTLSNTTTSDPAKAIAAATSNMKGGGVPQMMHGSQYGGAQSVNAGHQMLPGGFPQYVHNAPAAVQVKPAEQKQPAGAERNQSKSINESSQSQVC, from the exons ATGGATAGGAATAGAGAAGCAAGACGAGCTACTAATATGGCTGCTCCACAGAATGGCTTATCGTCGTCTAGACGGAGACATCGAAGCAACAGTCTAAGGGATTCACCTG ATGAAGATGGAGGGGTGGAGTTACAAGAATCAGGAAGGTTGAGAGACAGAGGAGTGGTCAAGAAAGATCGTGGAGATCGAGATCGGGATCGAGAAAGGGAGAGGGAGCGGTCTAGCCGGAGCAAAAGAAGGAGAGAAAATAGGATGATGATTCATCATGTGACCACCGGAAGTAACAGAGACGACGGAGACGATACGTCTGAGGAGAGCGTTaatgatgaagacgaagaagacgACGAGGATGCCGGAAATGGCGGTGGTATGAGGATGTTGCCTCCGCCGCCGGCCAATCCATCTACAGCAGCATCGGCTATGACGAGTAatcatcataatcataatcctcaTCCTCAGCAGCTTCACCATCGCAAGAGTTTTCCCCCATCTGCTAATAAAGTCTTTAGACCTGCTGCGCCACCGCCTGCTTGGAAGGCTGCCGACGAGATGATCGGTGTTTCGGTTCCGAGAAAAGCTCGGTCAG CATCTACAAAGCGGTCTCACGAGTGGATATCTGGTGGTGCTGTTGTTGGCGTAGGGGGAGGTACAGAGCAAATTCATCGTCAATCCTCGACTTCACCTGTAAGGCTTGGTTTGACAGCCGCCTCACCGGCGCCGGTGGCTCCTCCATCGCCTTCTTCTTCCAATGTTTCAGTCCGCAAGAAGATG aaaacaaatggaggGTCTAAACCGAGGCCACCGAAATCTTCATCTAAGTCGTCATCCTCAAATCCAGAGGAGCTTGAAATCGAGATAGCCGAAGTTTTATATGGTCTCATGACTCAATCGCAAGCTCCGTCAAAGAAAGAACTCCCATCTAACGATTCAACAACAAAGTTCGATTCTAACAAATCCAGCAGTGATACCAAATCTAGAGTCTCATCTCCCATCTCTAACTCTACAGCCCCACCACAAAATTCTTCTTCGTTGTCAACCGTAG CACCAAAGAGGAAGAGACCACGGCAAGTGTCAGAGAATCCGTTTAGTGTACGGAGCAGTCCAGTTTCTTCTTCAATAAAGACCGAGATCGATCATCATCAGCATCATCAGTCTCCCAAGACTGATATTTCTTCTCCTTATCTAGAAAACAATAGTCCCGGATCTGCGGCGGCGGCCGCCGAGAATGGTGTTTCTTTTGGGTTTACCAGTTTGCCGGGTCATCAGGCTCCGTCGGCACCGTCGTCAGAGCCACCGCTGCCTTTACCCCAGCCGCCGGCGGAAGAGGAGGTGAAATGTGGTGTAGGTGTGGTGTTGACTAAAGAAGAGGTGGAGAAGGAATCTCATGCGGTTGGGGTAAACGATGGAAATGCAAAAACTGAAAGTGTGATTGCGACAGCTTCATCAACGACAGCGACCATTCT AAAGATGGCTAATCCGGAGACTGAAAGGCAAAAGGAAGAAAAATTCGAAATAGATCTGATG GCTCCACCTCCTCAACTCAAAACATCTCCTGAAAGAGCTAGGGATATCGATTTCCAAGATCATAAGCAGCAGCAGATGCCAACTCAG GAAATGACCAAGAATATCAAGGACAAGGAAGATGAGAAGCCCAAGAAGAGCAACAAGGAGACTGTAAATTTGATGGATGTTGCACAGAAGTCAATGGCTGGGACTCTTCATGAAGCTGGAGAATCATCAAAGCAAGCGATGAATGAAGAAAGGAATACCCAACTTCATATCGATTTGGAAAAGCCCAACAAGGATAGCACCAACAGATCACTGCATCAAGCTCTTAAACATCAACAGTTATCTGCTAAATCCACCAGAGATGAAACCCATTCAGAAAAGTCAG CTCAACCAAGTTCTTTGCCAATGCCAATGTCTGTGGCTAACTGGCCTCCAATGGG ATATGTGGCACCATTGCAGGGAGTGATATCCATGGATGGAAACACCATGCCTTCTGCTCCAATTCAG CCAATATTCACACATCCAAGGCCAAAAAGATGTGCCACACATTGCTACATTGCAAGAAACATTCACTACCTTCAGCAATTCATGAAGATAAATCCATTCTGGCCAGCTGCATCTGGATCTGCACCCATGTTTGGGGCCAAACCCTGCAATCTAAATGTCATGCCTTCAACTGAACTCCATGGAAACATCACTGGAGGTCAGTTGCAGCCATTGCAACAAGACAAGGGTCCCGGAATCGGAATCTTCACCGGAAAAGACAACAAATCTTCTCAATCCACCACCATTCCTGATCCTGCTCAGAGAAAGCAACAGGTTTTGCTTCAGCAAGCATTGCCCCCCGTCACCCCTAATAATATTCTT CATGGACCTACTTTCATCTTCCCCTTCAATCAGCAACAGGCGGTGGCGGCTGCTTCTGCCTCTGTTCGACCTGGTTCTTCTAAGCTTTCTACTGGAGCACCAGGTGGTTTGGGTGGTGGTGCTTCAGGTGCCGCCAGTTCAGCCACTGTTAGCAGCTCCACAACAGCAGCTGCTCCGGCCTTGAGCTTCAATTACCCAAACATGGGGGCCAATGAAACCCAGTATCTGGCAATTTTACAAAACAATCCTTACTCTTTCCCGATACCTGCAGCAGTAGGAGCCCCACCAAATTACAGAGCCAACCCTCATGCCCAACCCATGCCTATGTTCAATGGCTCTTTCTATCCTTCTCAAATGATACACCCGTCCCAGATTCCACAACCACCGCCACCCCAACAGGCCCCACCAGCTCAACCTCAAAATCACCACCCTTCTCAGCCACAGCAAATCCAACAAACCCACCAGAACAGCAGCGGATCCACCTCCTCGTCACAGAAACATTTGCAAAATCAGCAGCGGCAGCAGCAAGGCGGCAATGTTGGTGGTGCTGCTGTTAATGGCGGTGGCACTGGAAATGGTGGTGCCAGTTTGCATAACAGCTATCCTTCCCATCCTTCCCACAAAAGTCGATCACAGTCATctcagcagcagcagcagcagcagaatcAGGGTCAGCACATGAACCTGCCCCCGCAATCACGCCACCTTGAAAATGAGGtggctggtggtggtggtgaggaTAGTCCATCCACCGCTGAGAGTCGGGTATCTAGGGCGGCAACCACCATGAGTGTTTATGGTCATAATTTTGCTATGCCGGTTCACTCACAGAGTTTTGCTTTGATGAATCCTCAAGCTGCAGCTCTGTCTAATGCTGCAGCTGTCAACAACTCGAATGATAAAAAACAGCAGCagcatcagcatcagcatcagcAACAGCAATCTCAGCAAGCGGGGTTAAAAAGAGGTGGTGTGGAGTCGTCTTTACCACCACCTCAAACTTTTGCCATGTCTTTTGCTCCTATGAATGGTACCACTGGTACCATGTCATCCATGGCTCAAAACCACGCCATTTTCCAGAGTTTGCCAGAATCATTGAGACAAAGCTATCATCAGATAATGACAGCACCTCCAGTTGCCCATTCTCAACAGAAGAAGGATTTCAGAATATCTGAAGAAGCTACCCGGGCAGCAGGTGGTCATGAGTCCTCTTCAAATGCAGATGAAGACCGAAAGGGCAGTTCGGGGTTGACCGGGAAGTCCGGGCAGTCCATTGCGTTTTCAAGGCCAGATCTTGCCCCAGATGTTTCCGGTGGTTCATCTCCAGCCATCCCTGGGACTTCAGTGATTGATAGCTCTTCCAGGAACATAAACCTGGGTTCAAATAATCGGTCAACCAGATCACCCTCTGTTGCATCTTCTCAATCCTCCCATCATTTACATGCTCAATTCCAGCAGCAACAGCAGGTCTTTCAGCTTCAGAAGcaacagcagcaacagcagcaacagcaacagcaacagaaCCACAACATGGCTGCTGCCCGAAGTAAAAACCCAAACCCAAACGCAAACCCGCCCTCAGGTAATGGGGGTGCTGCCTACCCTGACCACCTAATAACTTCATCTTCATCCATGGCTGCCAAATTTCCAAACTCTCTTTCTTCTTTCCCACAAAACTTAGTCCAAACCAGCAACACCAGTAGCAGCCCGGTTCAATCCCCGCAATGGAGAAACTCAGTAAGGGGTCCCGCCACATCGTCTCAACCACCAACCACCTCCTCCCTCAAAAACCTCCATCAATCCCAACACCAACAGCCTAACCGATCCTCCCACCCGCAATCACACACTCAGATTTCCTTCGGTGGTGCCGCCAGTCAGAAACTACCTTCCACCACCTCATCACATCAACAGAATCCTAGTAGCAATAGTAATAATAACCAGTCACCTTCACCACCAATGTTGGTTGGCTCTCCGACAACATCTTCCATTTctaaaggtggtggtggtggtggaagtCCGAGAACAAATGTATCGGCTTCCACAAGTGGTAGGACTCCCCAGGCTTCTTCTCTATCCTCATCACAACAAGCTAAAAACTCTCCTGCAACGCAAAGATCTTCACCTTCAATCCTTGGTAACCCCCATGTCACAAACTCAGGTTCTAACAAATCTCAGCAGCAACAACCACAGCAGCTACAGAAGCAAACAttacagcaacagcaacagcaacagcagcAACATGCCCAAGCCCAAGCGCAAGCGCAAGCCCAGGCACATTTGTTCTTCGCACATCCACATCCGTACATGCAAGTCCAGCAGCAGTCACAGGGTGGTCTACAGCATTCCGGCAGCCCAACCACCGCATCAGGCGGTGCAACCGGCTATTACCTTCCAAGAAAGCAGCAGCAAAATCCTCAATCATCTTCAACCGCCATGCTGTCGCTTTCCCCGCCGGTCACACTATCAAACACCACCACTTCCGATCCGGCCAAAGCAATTGCAGCCGCCACTAGCAACATGAAAGGTGGTGGTGTTCCTCAAATGATGCATGGGAGTCAGTATGGTGGTGCACAGTCGGTGAATGCTGGACATCAGATGTTGCCTGGTGGGTTCCCACAATATGTCCATAATGCCCCTGCTGCTGTCCAGGTGAAACCTGCAGAGCAGAAACAGCCAGCTGGTGCCG